One window from the genome of Saccharomyces mikatae IFO 1815 strain IFO1815 genome assembly, chromosome: 6 encodes:
- the FRS2 gene encoding phenylalanine--tRNA ligase subunit alpha (similar to Saccharomyces cerevisiae FRS2 (YFL022C); ancestral locus Anc_8.52) yields MSDFQLEILKKLDELDEIKSTLAIFPQHGSQDVLSALNSLKAHNKLEFSKVDTVTYDLTKEGAQILNEGSYEIKLVKLIQELGHLQIKDVMSKLGPQVGKVGQARAFKNGWIAKNNSNELELSAKLQNTDLNELTDETQAILAQIKDNSHLDTIDAKILNDLKKRKLIAQGKITDFHVTKGSEFSTDLTKLETDLTSDMVSTNAYKDLKFKPYNFNSQGVQISSGALHPLNKVREEFRQIFFSMGFTEMPSNQYVETGFWNFDALYVPQQHPARDLQDTFYIKDPLTADLPTDRTYMDNIKAVHEQGKFGSIGYRYNWKPEECQKLVLRTHSTAISARMLHDLAKDPKPTRLFSIDRVFRNEAVDATHLAEFHQVEGVLADYNITLGDLIKFMEEFFERMGVTGLRFKPTYNPYTEPSMEIFSWHEGLQKWVEIGNSGMFRPEMLESMGLPKDLRVLGWGLSLERPTMIKYKVQNIRELLGHKVSLDFIETNPAARLDEDLYE; encoded by the coding sequence ATGTCTGACTTCCAATTAGAAATCCTAAAGAAACTAGACGAATTGGATGAGATCAAGTCCACTCTAGCCATTTTCCCTCAGCACGGTTCTCAAGATGTCCTTTCCGCTCTTAACTCGTTGAAGGCTCATAACAAGCTAGAATTTTCCAAAGTCGACACGGTTACGTACGATTTGACCAAGGAAGGTGCCCAAATTCTGAATGAAGGTTCGTACGAAATCAAACTGGTCAAGCTCATCCAAGAGTTGGGTCATCTGCAAATCAAAGATGTGATGTCCAAACTGGGCCCTCAAGTTGGTAAAGTCGGTCAAGCCAGAGCTTTCAAGAACGGTTGGATTGCCAAGAACAACTCCAACGAGCTAGAACTGTCCGCCAAATTGCAAAACACGGACTTGAACGAACTTACTGATGAAACGCAAGCTATTCTAGCGCAGATCAAGGATAACTCGCATCTGGACACCATCGACGCCAAGATTTTAAAcgacttgaagaaaagaaagctgATTGCTCAAGGTAAGATCACAGACTTCCATGTTACCAAAGGATCAGAGTTCTCTACCGACCTAACCAAGCTGGAAACTGATCTTACCTCCGATATGGTCTCCACCAATGCATACAAAGACTTGAAGTTCAAGCCTTACAACTTCAATTCTCAAGGTGTGCAAATATCCTCAGGTGCTCTGCACCCCTTGAACAAAGTTAGAGAAGAGTTTAgacaaattttcttctccatGGGCTTCACGGAAATGCCCTCAAACCAGTACGTTGAGACAGGTTTCTGGAACTTCGACGCCCTTTACGTGCCACAACAACACCCAGCGCGTGATCTGCAAGATACTTTCTACATCAAGGATCCACTGACCGCTGACTTGCCTACTGACAGAACCTACATGGACAACATCAAGGCCGTTCATGAACAGGGGAAATTCGGCTCCATCGGTTACCGTTACAACTGGAAACCGGAAGAGTGTCAAAAATTGGTCTTAAGGACCCACTCTACGGCCATCTCTGCCAGAATGCTACACGATCTAGCCAAAGACCCAAAACCTACTAGATTGTTTTCTATTGACCGTGTTTTCCGTAACGAAGCCGTCGACGCCACCCATTTGGCCGAATTCCACCAGGTGGAAGGTGTTCTTGCCGACTATAACATCACCCTGGGTGATCTGATCAAGTTCATGGAGGAGTTCTTCGAAAGAATGGGTGTCACTGGTTTGAGATTCAAGCCTACCTACAATCCTTACACCGAGCCATCAATggaaatcttttcttggcaCGAGGGTTTACAGAAATGGGTCGAAATCGGTAACTCCGGTATGTTCAGACCAGAAATGCTAGAGTCCATGGGCTTACCAAAGGATCTAAGAGTCCTTGGTTGGGGGTTGTCCTTGGAAAGACCCACTATGATCAAATATAAGGTTCAGAACATCAGAGAGCTGTTAGGTCATAAAGTCTCATTGGACTTTATCGAAACAAACCCTGCTGCTAGATTGGATGAAGACTTGTACGAGTAA
- the BUD27 gene encoding prefoldin-like protein (similar to Saccharomyces cerevisiae BUD27 (YFL023W); ancestral locus Anc_8.48) — MDVLTDSVENTLKNLQSKRNFLAEQREQYINIRGRLISFSNDNDEGDGEERLEDQGVVFGDIIISASRIYLSIGYDYYVEKTKEETVAFVDDKLKLMEDAIEQFDLKIKEAKKTLDGLNFMETESGIEQEDDDDNRDFLPSMEIREELDEDGNVVSSSITPTTKKVLQSNYTQEEENYDCEKKEPPSKEQQKLNSFEENLKGKLSRKSTEVKRVVEPSQVDTESIYTFADLVRQMDQQDELEDGSIGSDEVNYDYDAFENTDFTFNEYNSEEDEDDEEIISHSIIPGFEAQSSFLKQIQQLRAQKQPQEHSLGEDKVKKPLKPILKKSSIIEKPVQKQKKKRVGFASSLDIHEVENLKDENKRQMHTIMVSTDDNTKFMGLANETTSDEFDGDLFAKMLGVQDANEVHDKYKNEMISQDKDKDETNRSNKRNKVSRFKKDRAFNKQGTPANVRFVKAKPVVSDILEEQSVVRDIIEKEPVVENMIGKSPSLGNGVETGPMTSDIIEREAATDTKDNLESALKGKKMKSLQKPRTCKLKRKKFDPTIFENISDDDDDDDKKTESNQSKGDSDEQEKFPSKIQEVSRSMIQTSATLGEKPVRITNVDYHALGGDLDDMVKAYSLGLYDDDLEDDPGTIVEKLEDFKEYNRQVELLRDEIRDFQLNNQPVVADEEEEEDEGKFMVDIVEHEYPESYTNNEDEVALHPDRLQEAVAIEYRRLKETAASKWQSSPLTTLSEGELEPIDKYGNPIKTSRFRSQRLRMDNA; from the coding sequence ATGGATGTGCTAACTGATAGCGTAGAAAATACGTTGAAGAACTTACAAAGTAAGAGAAATTTTCTTGCAGAGCAAAGAGAgcaatatataaatatcaGAGGTCGATTGATTAGCTTTAgcaatgataatgatgaaggTGATGGTGAAGAAAGACTTGAAGATCAAGGAGTTGTGTTTGGTGATATTATAATTTCCGCGAGCAGGATTTATCTGAGTATAGGCTATGATTACTATGTGGAAAAGACTAAAGAGGAGACAGTTGCgtttgttgatgataaattAAAACTAATGGAGGACGCTATCGAACAGTTTGATCTTAAGATTAAAGAGGCTAAAAAGACTTTAGACGGTTTGAATTTTATGGAAACTGAATCTGGAATTGAACAGGAGGACGACGACGATAACAGAGACTTCCTACCCTCAATGGAGATTAGAGAAGAATTAGATGAAGACGGAAATGTGGTAAGTAGTTCTATTACCCCTACAACGAAAAAGGTATTACAATCAAATTACACACAAGAGGAGGAAAATTATGActgtgaaaagaaagaaccaCCATCAAAAGAACAGCAAAAATTAAATTCATTTGAAGAGAATTTGAAAGGCAAACTTTCTAGAAAGAGCACTGAAGTAAAGAGAGTAGTGGAGCCGTCTCAAGTGGATACGGAAAGTATCTACACATTTGCAGACCTAGTTCGGCAAATGGACCAGCAGGATGAATTGGAAGACGGCTCTATTGGTTCTGATGAGGTAAACTATGATTATGATGCGTTCGAAAATACCGATTTTACTTTCAATGAGTATAACAGTGAAGAGgacgaagatgacgaagaaATTATAAGCCATTCCATTATACCTGGATTTGAGGCAcaatcttcatttttaaaGCAAATTCAACAACTACGCGCACAAAAGCAACCTCAAGAACATAGTCTGGGTGAGGATAAAGTTAAAAAACCGTTGAAGCctattttgaagaagtcCTCTATTATAGAAAAACCTGTtcaaaaacagaaaaagaagcgaGTAGGATTTGCATCATCTTTGGATATTCATGAAGTGGAAAACTTGAAGGATGAGAACAAGCGGCAGATGCATACCATCATGGTTTCCACAGATGATAATACGAAATTTATGGGACTCGCTAATGAAACGACGTCAGATGAGTTCGATGGTGATTTATTTGCCAAGATGTTGGGCGTCCAAGATGCTAATGAAGTGCatgataaatataaaaatgaaatgatAAGTCAAGACAAGGACAAAGACGAAACAAATAGGTCGAATAAGAGAAATAAGGTTTCcagattcaaaaaagacAGGGCATTTAACAAGCAAGGTACGCCAGCGAATGTCCGTTTCGTGAAGGCAAAGCCAGTGGTGAGCGACATACTAGAAGAACAGTCGGTTGTGAGAGATATTATAGAAAAGGAACCGGTTGTGGAAAACATGATAGGCAAAAGCCCTAGTCTGGGAAATGGTGTAGAAACAGGACCGATGACCAGCGATATAATTGAAAGAGAGGCAGCAACAGATACTAAAGACAATCTTGAAAGTGCACttaaagggaaaaaaatgaaatcattACAGAAACCAAGAACATGTAAActaaagaggaagaaatttGATCCCACAATTTTCGAGAATATAagcgatgatgatgatgatgatgataagaaaACTGAAAGCAACCAAAGTAAAGGTGACAGTgatgaacaagaaaaatttccttcGAAGATTCAGGAGGTGTCTAGATCGATGATTCAAACAAGTGCGACCCTAGGAGAAAAGCCGGTTAGAATTACGAATGTTGACTACCACGCATTAGGTGGAGACCTAGATGATATGGTCAAGGCATATTCTTTAGGATTATATGATGACGATTTAGAGGATGACCCGGGAACGATAGTGGAGAAGCTCGAGGACTTCAAAGAGTACAATAGACAGGTGGAACTGCTGCGTGACGAAATCCGAGATTTTCAACTGAATAACCAGCCGGTTGTGGCAGATgaggaggaggaagaagacgaGGGCAAATTTATGGTGGACATTGTTGAGCACGAGTACCCTGAAAGTTACACGAATAACGAAGACGAAGTGGCACTACATCCAGACCGGCTGCAGGAGGCAGTCGCGATCGAGTACAGACGCTTGAAGGAAACGGCGGCCTCGAAATGGCAATCATCACCACTCACCACGCTTTCTGAAGGCGAATTGGAGCCCATTGACAAGTATGGGAACCCCATCAAGACGAGTCGCTTCCGCTCTCAACGACTTCGTATGGATAATGCATAG
- the LPD1 gene encoding dihydrolipoyl dehydrogenase (similar to Saccharomyces cerevisiae LPD1 (YFL018C) and IRC15 (YPL017C); ancestral locus Anc_8.56), translated as MLRIRSLLNNKRAFSSTVRTLTINKSHDVVIIGGGPAGYVAAIKAAQLGFNTACVEKRGKLGGTCLNVGCIPSKALLNNSHLYHQMHTEAQKRGIDVTGDVKINVANFQKAKDDAVKQLTGGIELLFKKNKVTYYKGNGSFEDETKIKVSPVEGLEGTVKEDHILDVKNIIVATGSEVTPFPGIEIDEEKIVSSTGALSLKEVPKRLTIIGGGIIGLEMGSVYSRLGSKVTVVEFQPQIGASMDGEVAKATQKFLKKQGLDFKLSTKVISAKRNDDKNVVEIVVEDTKTNKEENLEAEVLLVAVGRRPYIAGLGAEKIGLEVDKRGRLVIDDQFNSKFPHIKVVGDVTFGPMLAHKAEEEGIAAVEMLKTGHGHVNYNNIPSVMYSHPEVAWVGKTEEQLKEAGIDYKIGKFPFAANSRAKTNQDTEGFVKILIDAKTERILGAHIIGPNAGEMIAEAGLALEYGASAEDVARVCHAHPTLSEAFKEANMAAYDKAIHC; from the coding sequence ATGTTAAGAATTAGATCACTTCTAAATAATAAGCGTGCCTTTTCATCTACCGTCAGGACATTGACCATAAACAAGTCACATGATGTAGTCATCATCGGTGGTGGTCCTGCTGGTTATGTGGCAGCCATCAAAGCTGCTCAATTGGGATTCAACACTGCATGCGTAGAAAAGAGAGGCAAACTGGGTGGTACCTGTCTTAACGTTGGATGTATTCCCTCTAAGGCCCTTCTAAATAATTCTCATTTATACCATCAAATGCATACAGAAGCACAAAAAAGAGGTATTGATGTCACTGGTGATGTTAAGATAAACGTGGCAAACTTCCAGAAGGCTAAGGATGACGCTGTTAAGCAACTAACTGGAGGTATTGAACTTCTattcaagaagaataaaGTTACCTATTATAAAGGTAATGGTTCgtttgaagatgaaaccAAGATCAAAGTTAGCCCCGTGGAAGGACTAGAAGGGACTGTTAAAGAAGACCACATATTAGATGTTAAAAACATCATAGTTGCCACAGGCTCTGAAGTCACACCTTTTCCCGGTATTGAAATAGATGAAGAGAAGATTGTGTCTTCAACAGGTGCTCTTTCATTGAAGGAAGTTCCAAAAAGATTAACTATCATTGGTGGAGGTATCATTGGATTGGAAATGGGTTCAGTTTACTCTAGATTAGGCTCTAAGGTCACTGTGGTGGAATTCCAACCCCAAATTGGTGCCTCTATGGATGGAGAAGTCGCTAAGGCCACTCAgaagttcttgaaaaaacaagGCTTAGATTTCAAGTTAAGCACTAAAGTCATTTCTGCCAAGAGAAACGACGACAAGAACGTGGttgaaattgttgtagAAGATACTAAGAcaaacaaagaagagaatCTGGAAGCCGAAGTTTTGTTAGTTGCCGTTGGTAGAAGACCTTACATAGCTGGTTTGGGTGCTGAGAAGATTGGTTTAGAAGTAGACAAAAGAGGTCGTTTAGTTATTGACGACCAATTCAATTCCAAGTTCCCACACATTAAAGTGGTAGGAGATGTTACATTTGGTCCAATGTTAGCCCACAAAGCCGAAGAAGAGGGTATTGCAGCAGTGGAAATGTTGAAGACTGGTCATGGCCATGTtaattataataatataccTTCGGTGATGTATTCTCACCCAGAAGTAGCATGGGTTGGCAAGACCGAGGAGCAATTAAAAGAAGCTGGAATTGACTATAAAATTGGTAAGTTCCCCTTCGCTGCTAATTCAAGAGCTAAGACCAATCAAGATACCGAAGGGTTTGTGAAGATTTTGATCGATGCCAAGACTGAGCGTATTTTGGGAGCCCATATAATTGGTCCAAATGCTGGTGAAATGATTGCCGAGGCTGGCTTAGCCCTAGAGTACGGTGCATCCGCTGAAGATGTTGCTAGAGTTTGCCATGCTCATCCTACTTTATCTGAGGCATTTAAGGAAGCTAACATGGCCGCCTATGATAAAGCTATTCATTGTTGA
- the HSP12 gene encoding lipid-binding protein HSP12 (similar to Saccharomyces cerevisiae HSP12 (YFL014W); ancestral locus Anc_8.62), producing MSDAGRKGFGDKASEALKPDSQKSYAEQGKEFITDKADKVAGKVEPEDNKGVFQGVHDSAQQGKDNAEGQGESLADQARDYMGAAKSKLNDAVEYVSGRVHGEEDPTKK from the coding sequence ATGTCTGACGCAGGTAGAAAAGGATTCGGCGACAAAGCTTCTGAAGCTTTGAAACCAGACTCTCAAAAGTCATACGCTGAACAAGGTAAGGAGTTCATTACAGACAAGGCAGACAAGGTTGCTGGTAAGGTTGAACCAGAAGACAACAAGGGTGTTTTCCAGGGGGTGCACGACTCTGCCCAACAGGGAAAGGACAATGCTGAAGGCCAAGGTGAGTCTTTGGCTGACCAAGCTAGAGACTACATGGGTGCTGCCAAGTCTAAGTTAAACGATGCTGTCGAATATGTATCCGGCCGTGTCCACGGTGAAGAAGACCCAACCAAGAAGTAA
- the SMX2 gene encoding mRNA splicing protein SMX2 (similar to Saccharomyces cerevisiae SMX2 (YFL017W-A); ancestral locus Anc_8.57) codes for MVSTPELKKYMDKKILLNINGSRKIAGILRGYDIFLNVVLDDAMEINGEDIANNNPLGLQTVIRGNSIISLEALDTI; via the coding sequence ATGGTCTCCACCCCTGAACTGAAGAAATATATGGACAAGAAGATACTGCTGAATATAAATGGGTCTAGGAAAATAGCAGGAATCTTGAGAGGCTACGATATTTTCCTAAACGTCGTTCTTGATGACGCAATGGAGATAAATGGTGAAGACATTGCTAATAACAACCCACTTGGCCTGCAGACCGTTATTAGGGGCAATTCCATTATATCACTAGAGGCTCTAGATACCATATAA
- the MDJ1 gene encoding Mdj1p (similar to Saccharomyces cerevisiae MDJ1 (YFL016C); ancestral locus Anc_8.61) gives MSFQQVVLSRCSSVLRHRVGHSHHINNILYRHAITFSSIAPRIPKSSFHSSAIRNNEAFKDPYDTLGLKKSATGAEIKKAYYKLAKKYHPDINKEVDAEKKFHDLQNAYEILSDENKRQQYDQFGPAAFGGGGAAGGPGSGGSPFGSQFHDFSGFTNAGGSPFGGINFEDLFGAAFGGAGRSSGGGPRSSSMFRQYRGDPIEIVHKVSFKDAVFGSNNVQLKFSALDPCSTCSGTGMKPNTHKVNCSTCHGTGTTVHIRGGFQMMSTCPTCNGEGTMKRPQDSCTKCHGEGVQVNRAKTITVDLPHGLQDGDVVRIPGQGSYPDIAVEADLKDTVKLSRGDILVRIRVDKDPNFSIKNKYDIWYDKEIPITTAALGGTVTIPTVEGQKIRIKVAPGTQYNQVISIPNMGVPKTTTIRGDMKIQYKIVVKKPQSLAEKCLWEALADVTNDDMAKKTMEPGTAAGTALNEGILKKQKQEEEKHARKDDDNTLKRLENFITNTFRKIKGDKKD, from the coding sequence ATGAGCTTTCAACAAGTTGTATTATCGAGGTGCTCCAGTGTTCTTAGACACCGTGTAGGCCACTCTCACCATATCaataatattctttacAGACATGCCATCACGTTTTCATCCATCGCTCCCCGAATACCTAAGTCCAGTTTCCATAGCTCTGCAATCAGGAACAACGAAGCATTCAAAGATCCGTACGATACTTTGGGTTTGAAGAAATCTGCTACCGGTGCGGAAATCAAAAAGGCCTACTACAAACTAGCAAAGAAGTACCATCCGGATATCAACAAGGAAGTGGATGCCGAGAAGAAATTCCACGACTTGCAAAACGCATATGAAATTCTGTCCGACGAAAACAAGAGGCAGCAGTACGACCAATTCGGGCCTGCTGCCTTTGGCGGCGGCGGTGCCGCTGGGGGTCCCGGTAGTGGTGGCTCTCCCTTTGGTTCACAGTTCCATGACTTTTCAGGATTTACCAATGCAGGCGGCTCACCATTCGGTGGAATCAATTTCGAAGATCTGTTTGGTGCCGCGTTTGGTGGAGCTGGTCGTAGCAGCGGTGGGGGGCCTAGGTCGTCCTCGATGTTTAGACAGTATCGAGGCGATCCGATCGAGATCGTCCACAAAGTTTCATTCAAGGATGCAGTGTTTGGGTCCAATAACGTTCAGCTTAAGTTTTCTGCACTGGACCCTTGCAGTACCTGCTCGGGGACGGGTATGAAGCCAAATACGCATAAGGTCAATTGTAGTACCTGTCACGGAACGGGCACTACGGTTCACATTAGGGGCGGATTCCAGATGATGTCGACGTGTCCCACTTGCAACGGTGAAGGTACGATGAAGCGTCCTCAGGACAGTTGTACTAAGTGTCATGGTGAAGGTGTGCAGGTTAACAGGGCGAAGACGATCACCGTAGACTTACCACATGGACTACAGGACGGCGATGTTGTCAGAATTCCCGGCCAAGGCTCGTACCCTGACATCGCCGTGGAGGCGGACTTGAAAGACACAGTCAAATTATCGAGAGGTGATATTCTTGTGAGAATTCGTGTTGACAAGGATCCCAACTTTTCTATAAAGAACAAATACGATATCTGGTACGACAAGGAAATTCCCATCACTACAGCTGCACTAGGTGGCACTGTCACCATCCCCACCGTGGAGGGGCAGAAAATTAGAATAAAGGTGGCTCCAGGGACCCAATACAATCAAGTGATATCCATTCCTAACATGGGTGTGCCAAAAACAACGACTATTCGCGGTGACATGAAAATTCAGTATAAGATTGTCGTTAAGAAGCCACAATCATTAGCAGAAAAATGCTTATGGGAGGCACTGGCAGATGTCACCAACGATGATATGGCCAAGAAAACCATGGAACCAGGCACAGCCGCGGGTACAGCCCTTAACGAAgggatattgaagaaacagaagcaagaagaggaaaaacaCGCGAGAAAGGATGACGACAAcactttgaaaagattggAGAATTTCATAACCAATACATTCAGGAAGATCAAAGGCGACAAAAAAGACTAA
- the GAT1 gene encoding Gat1p (similar to Saccharomyces cerevisiae GAT1 (YFL021W); ancestral locus Anc_8.55) has protein sequence MSTNRGPNLDPDVNLNNDIWDLYSSAQKILPNSKRILNLSWRLHNRTSFHRINRIMQHSNSIMDFSASPFASGVNAAGASTNNDLDDTDTDNQQFFLSDMNLNGSSVFENVFDDDDDDDDVETHSVVHSDLLNDMDSASQHASHNASGFSNFLDTSCSSPFDDHFIFTNNLPFLSNNSINYNHNHNSHNNTNSSSSSNNNKNTNANANASINTNINVANSPLLRRNPSPSIVKPSSRRNSSVRKKKPALKKIKSSTSLQSSATPPSTNASSNPDIKCSNCTTSTTPLWRKDPKGLPLCNACGLFLKLHGVTRPLSLKTDIIKKRQRSSTKINNNITPPPSSSSNIGAAATKKKNYTASVAASKRKNSLNIVAPLKSQDIPIPKVASPSIPQHLRSNNRHHLSSSAPIGAETFSNFQPDMNMNMNMNMNMNMNLHNTSTSALSGEAFWKPLDSTIDHHSGDTNLNSSINTTSNGNLSLDWLNLNL, from the coding sequence ATGAGCACGAACAGAGGCCCGAATCTCGATCCGGACGTGAATCTAAACAACGATATCTGGGACTTGTACTCAAGCGCCCAGAAAATATTGCCCAACTCTAAGCGTATTCTGAACCTTTCTTGGCGTTTGCATAACCGCACGTCTTTCCATCGAATCAACCGTATAATGCAACATTCAAACTCCATCATGGATTTCTCCGCGTCGCCCTTTGCCAGCGGCGTAAACGCCGCTGGCGCCTCCACCAACAATGACCTCGATGACACTGACACTGATAATCAACAGTTCTTCCTTTCGGACATGAATCTCAATGGTTCGTCCGTTTTCGAGAATGTTTTTGACGacgacgatgacgatgatgacgTGGAGACTCACTCTGTTGTACACTCCGACTTGCTCAATGACATGGACAGTGCTTCCCAGCACGCTTCACATAATGCTTCTGGTTTCTCGAATTTTTTGGACACTTCCTGCTCGTCTCCCTTCGATGACCACTTTATTTTCACCAATAACTTACCGTTTTTAAGTAATAATAGCATTAATTATAATCATAATCATAATAGTCATAATAATACCAATAGCAGCAGTAGCAGTAACAACAATAAGAATACAAATGCTAATGCAAATGCAAGCATAAACACTAATATTAATGTCGCCAATAGCCCTCTGCTGAGAAGAAATCCGTCCCCATCCATAGTCAAGCCTAGCTCGCGAAGGAATTCCTCTgtgagaaagaagaaacctgctttgaagaagatcaaGTCCTCTACTTCGCTGCAATCTTCAGCTACTCCGCCTTCAACTAACGCCTCATCCAACCCAGATATAAAATGCTCCAACTGCACTACGTCTACTACTCCTCTGTGGAGGAAGGACCCTAAGGGCCTTCCTCTGTGTAATGCATGTGGTCTCTTCCTCAAGCTTCACGGAGTCACGAGACCGCTGTCGTTGAAAACTGACATCATCAAGAAGAGGCAGAGGTCCTCTACTAAGATAAACAACAATATAACTCCACCTCCATCGTCGTCTTCGAATATAGGAGCAGCAGcaacgaaaaagaaaaactacaCGGCAAGTGTGGCAGCATCCAAGAGGAAGAACTCGTTGAACATCGTCGCGCCTTTGAAGTCTCAGGACATACCCATTCCCAAGGTCGCTTCACCCTCCATCCCACAACACCTTCGCTCTAACAATCGCCACCATCTCTCGAGCTCAGCACCCATCGGGGCCGAAACCTTTTCAAACTTCCAGCCTGATATGAATATGAATATGAACATGAACATGAACATGAATATGAACCTCCACAATACCTCAACATCCGCTCTTAGCGGCGAGGCCTTCTGGAAACCTCTAGACTCCACCATAGATCATCATTCTGGAGATACAAACTTAAACTCAAGCATCAATACCACTTCGAACGGCAATCTGAGCCTAGATTGGCTGAATCTGAATTTATAG
- the GNA1 gene encoding glucosamine 6-phosphate N-acetyltransferase (similar to Saccharomyces cerevisiae GNA1 (YFL017C); ancestral locus Anc_8.58), which produces MGLPDGFYVRRIEEKDFEQVTETLKVLTTVGTIAPESFGKLIKYWNEATVWDDNNDKKIMQYNAIVIVDKHTEKIAATGNIFIEKKIIHELGLCGHIEDIAVNSKYQGQGLGKLLIDELVTIGYGYGCYKIILDCDEKNVKFYEKCGFSNAGVEMQIRK; this is translated from the coding sequence ATGGGCTTACCGGATGGATTTTACGTAAGAagaatagaagaaaaggatttTGAACAAGTCACAGAGACACTGAAAGTCTTGACTACTGTAGGTACAATCGCACCCGAATCCTTCGGCAAACTCATAAAATATTGGAATGAAGCTACTGTATGGGATGAtaacaatgataaaaaaatcatgcAATACAACGCTATAGTTATCGTGGACAAGCACACTGAGAAGATCGCTGCCACAGGGAATATCTTTATCGAGAAAAAGATTATCCATGAATTAGGGCTGTGTGGCCATATCGAAGACATCGCTGTTAACTCGAAATATCAAGGGCAAGGGTTGGGCAAACTTTTGATCGACGAATTGGTGACTATTGGATATGGCTACGGTTGTTATAAGATTATCTTAGATTGCGACGAGAAAAATGTCAAGTTCTATGAAAAATGTGGGTTCAGTAATGCAGGCGTGGAAATGCAAATTAGAAAATAG